GGATTCAGAATAGGGCCAGTACTACCAATAAGACCGGAACCAAAGGCATTGAGAAATGCTAGGGGCATAAACTGCCACGCTCGCACTTGGAAGGGGCGCTGCCGATCGCCAAACCAAAAATTTCCCGCCATCAAAATCAAGGCAATGGCGATCACCACTTGCAGCCATTCTAGGTGAATTTGGGTGAAGACCAAGCAACCCAATACAGATCCCAATAGAGAGCCGGGTAAGTGCCACAGGGTCACCTTCCAGTCGATGGCTCGCCAGAAGAAGAGGGTGCGTTGGGCGTTGCCGATCGACATGCCGATGGTGATCACAGGGGCAACTGCTTGGGAACCGTACAGAATATTCACTAAGGGGATCAACACCAGCGGACTGCCGCCCCCTGCCAACATACTGATGAACCAGGCAA
This genomic interval from Cyanobacteriota bacterium contains the following:
- a CDS encoding sulfite exporter TauE/SafE family protein, whose amino-acid sequence is MSLLLLGLVSFVAWFISMLAGGGSPLVLIPLVNILYGSQAVAPVITIGMSIGNAQRTLFFWRAIDWKVTLWHLPGSLLGSVLGCLVFTQIHLEWLQVVIAIALILMAGNFWFGDRQRPFQVRAWQFMPLAFLNAFGSGLIGSTGPILNPLYLNYGLEKERMIATKSVNVVIIHVVKIAVYLSLGVLNWPYVAYGLLIGFASMPANWLGKLVLDRMSSDQFRRAVLAFVAFSGVFMLWQQRELLLVW